In Bosea vestrisii, the following are encoded in one genomic region:
- a CDS encoding glucokinase has protein sequence MSGSRFPHPVLVADIGGTNCRLSLVPTPGALHEPLARISTGVHPTPEAALGSVLSTLTVKPRSAILAVAGPLDGRKAQLTNASWHFDGPALGKALGFEQGLLVNDFEALAASLAVLRDRDLFNLVHGQPEPEGPRLVLGPGTGFGAAALLRRGETGMLVPTESGHIGIGPEDPTEVKLWPALAEGLPRVTVEELLSGSGLIRFHRAVMRQSDVAEPDVSAADVSALALDGNPAALMAVVCFWRLLARVAGDLALGFKATGGVYLAGGIAPRILPLADKATIHAVFAGKPPVEDLAARFALNVITTDDAAEQGLAAIAATPNRFGLDDPARLWFG, from the coding sequence GTGAGCGGTTCAAGATTCCCTCATCCAGTCCTCGTCGCCGATATCGGCGGCACGAATTGCCGACTCTCGCTGGTGCCGACTCCGGGCGCCCTGCACGAACCGCTGGCGCGGATCAGCACCGGCGTGCATCCGACGCCCGAGGCAGCGCTCGGTTCGGTGCTCTCGACCCTCACGGTGAAGCCGCGCTCGGCGATCCTCGCCGTCGCCGGCCCGCTCGATGGGCGCAAGGCACAACTCACCAATGCCAGCTGGCACTTCGACGGCCCGGCACTCGGCAAGGCGCTCGGCTTCGAGCAGGGCCTGCTGGTCAACGATTTCGAGGCGCTGGCGGCCTCGCTGGCGGTCTTGAGGGATCGCGACCTGTTCAATCTCGTCCACGGCCAACCGGAGCCTGAAGGTCCGCGCCTCGTGCTCGGCCCTGGCACCGGCTTCGGCGCCGCCGCCCTGCTACGACGTGGCGAGACCGGCATGTTGGTGCCGACTGAATCCGGCCATATCGGCATCGGCCCCGAGGACCCGACCGAAGTGAAGCTCTGGCCAGCTCTGGCCGAGGGCCTGCCGCGCGTCACCGTCGAGGAATTGCTCAGCGGCAGCGGCCTCATCCGCTTCCACCGCGCGGTGATGCGCCAATCCGATGTCGCGGAGCCTGATGTCAGCGCAGCCGACGTCTCCGCGCTCGCCCTCGACGGCAATCCGGCCGCGCTGATGGCTGTGGTCTGCTTCTGGCGGCTGCTGGCCCGCGTCGCCGGCGATCTCGCGCTCGGCTTCAAGGCGACGGGAGGGGTCTACCTCGCCGGCGGCATCGCCCCGCGCATCCTGCCGCTCGCCGACAAGGCGACGATCCATGCGGTCTTCGCCGGCAAGCCGCCGGTCGAGGATCTCGCCGCCCGCTTCGCGCTCAACGTCATCACCACCGATGACGCTGCCGAACAGGGCCTGGCAGCGATCGCCGCCACTCCTAACCGGTTCGGTCTCGACGATCCCGCGCGCTTGTGGTTTGGCTGA
- a CDS encoding FkbM family methyltransferase, with translation MKPVAYPKGTAKSLGRSLRIYHGDHIRKVAMDSLYARFLRPGDLAFDIGAHVGDRISSFRRLGASVIALEPQPGPARALRLIHGRDPKVTLVEAACGDSLGTATLRINSANPTVSTLSAEFVDAAQGQDGWREQVWDRELTVPCTTLDALIGEYGLPAFVKIDVEGFEAQVLAGLNQTPPALSFEFTTIQRDVAQACLARLAAVGPYRFNVALGESQTLAFPEAVPAAAMAGYIRELPHDANSGDVYALLQG, from the coding sequence ATGAAGCCGGTCGCCTATCCGAAGGGCACGGCGAAAAGCCTGGGGCGCTCGCTGCGCATCTATCATGGCGACCATATCCGCAAGGTCGCGATGGACTCGCTCTATGCCCGCTTCCTGCGGCCGGGCGATCTTGCCTTCGACATCGGCGCCCATGTCGGCGACCGCATCTCCTCCTTCCGCCGGCTCGGCGCCAGCGTCATCGCCCTCGAGCCACAACCCGGTCCGGCCCGGGCGCTACGTCTGATCCATGGCCGCGATCCCAAGGTGACGCTGGTCGAGGCGGCCTGTGGCGACAGCTTGGGCACCGCGACGCTCAGGATAAACAGCGCCAACCCGACCGTCTCGACCCTGTCGGCCGAGTTCGTCGATGCGGCGCAGGGCCAGGATGGCTGGCGCGAGCAGGTCTGGGATCGCGAGCTCACCGTGCCCTGCACCACGCTCGATGCGCTGATCGGCGAATACGGCCTGCCCGCCTTCGTCAAGATCGACGTCGAGGGCTTCGAGGCGCAGGTGCTCGCCGGGCTCAACCAGACGCCACCTGCCCTCTCCTTCGAGTTCACCACCATCCAGCGCGACGTCGCACAGGCGTGCCTTGCCCGGCTCGCCGCCGTCGGCCCCTATCGCTTCAACGTCGCGCTGGGTGAGAGCCAGACGCTCGCTTTCCCCGAAGCGGTTCCCGCCGCAGCCATGGCCGGCTATATCCGCGAGCTGCCGCATGATGCGAACTCCGGCGACGTCTACGCCCTTCTGCAAGGCTGA
- a CDS encoding NUDIX domain-containing protein, with the protein MADAVAKELREEANIALTAPAVLHGVFLNRHASDRDHVAVFIVRAFTQSAPKESDHEIAEARFFPLSALPDKTTPGTRRRLAEIIDGTALPAEW; encoded by the coding sequence CTGGCCGACGCGGTCGCCAAGGAGCTGCGCGAGGAAGCGAACATCGCACTGACCGCTCCGGCCGTGCTGCACGGTGTCTTCTTAAACCGCCATGCCTCCGACCGCGATCATGTCGCCGTCTTCATCGTCCGCGCCTTCACGCAGAGCGCGCCGAAAGAGTCGGATCACGAGATTGCCGAAGCGCGCTTCTTCCCGCTTTCGGCCCTGCCTGACAAGACGACGCCGGGCACTCGCCGCCGGCTCGCCGAGATCATCGACGGGACGGCGCTGCCGGCGGAATGGTAG
- a CDS encoding metallophosphoesterase family protein, with translation MFTLAHLSDPHLGPLTKFSLRELIGKRATGYVNWRRKRRHAHDMEILGLIVADILAQKPDHIACTGDVSHIGLPTEFKTALSFLDTLGPRDTVSFVPGNHDCYARSSLSALARELAPWCASDGGEAGYPWYRKRGPVALIGMNTGIPTMPLMATGRVGSAQIAATEKLLARAKAEGLIRVVLIHHPPYVGGARRTRELIDADAFEAMLRRAGAELVLHGHNHRFSLAWRPGLDHDVPIVGVPSASIGLRGGDSELACWHLLRIEGPPAAPHISLERRAFDLDGTVKLLQLMPLTGGGMV, from the coding sequence GTGTTCACGCTCGCGCATCTCTCCGACCCGCATCTTGGGCCGCTGACCAAGTTCTCGCTGCGCGAGCTGATCGGCAAGCGCGCGACCGGATATGTCAACTGGCGACGCAAGCGCCGCCATGCTCATGACATGGAGATTCTCGGGCTGATCGTCGCCGACATCCTGGCGCAGAAGCCCGACCATATCGCCTGCACCGGCGATGTTTCCCATATCGGCCTGCCGACCGAGTTCAAGACGGCGCTCTCCTTCCTCGATACGCTCGGCCCACGCGATACTGTCAGCTTCGTGCCGGGCAATCACGATTGCTATGCCCGCTCGTCGCTGTCGGCGTTGGCGCGCGAGCTCGCGCCCTGGTGCGCCAGCGACGGCGGCGAGGCCGGTTATCCCTGGTATCGCAAGCGAGGGCCGGTCGCGCTGATCGGAATGAACACCGGCATCCCGACCATGCCGCTGATGGCGACCGGACGGGTCGGCTCGGCCCAGATCGCCGCGACGGAGAAGCTGCTGGCACGGGCCAAGGCCGAAGGGCTGATCCGCGTCGTGCTGATCCACCATCCGCCCTATGTCGGCGGCGCGCGGCGCACGCGTGAACTGATCGACGCCGATGCCTTCGAGGCGATGCTGCGCCGGGCCGGGGCCGAGCTCGTCCTGCACGGCCACAACCATCGCTTCTCGCTGGCGTGGCGGCCGGGGCTCGATCACGACGTACCGATCGTTGGCGTGCCCTCGGCCTCGATCGGCCTGCGCGGCGGCGATAGTGAGCTTGCCTGCTGGCATCTCCTGCGCATCGAGGGGCCGCCGGCGGCCCCTCATATCAGCCTGGAGCGCCGTGCCTTCGATCTCGACGGCACGGTCAAGCTGCTGCAGTTGATGCCGCTTACGGGCGGGGGGATGGTCTAG
- the mdoH gene encoding glucans biosynthesis glucosyltransferase MdoH: MNQRPAPTTFQAAAQEDTRLTPAGLQSFSTLRARRLLVAALNLITLAALLYGLSRVLSAGGWSLADIAIFIAFLFGAPWTVLGFWNAVIGLWLLHGTKDGLEQVAPFAAAGEVDTPLTVRTAVLMTLRNEDPARAFARLRIVKDSVNATGEGGWFDYFVLSDTNDPAVAAREEALAAELSRDAGEDCTIVYRRRSDNAGYKAGNVRDFCERWGDRYELMLPLDADSVMSGDAIVKLARMMQAYPKLGILQSLVVGMPSKSAFARIFQFGMRHGMRPYTMGSAWWIGECGPFWGHNAMVRIAPFRDHCHLPTVPGGPPLGGPIMSHDQVEATLMRRAGYEVRVLPVEAGSWEENPPTMLEFARRDLRWCLGNLQYLKILDIPGLKAMSRFQLAWAILMFIGLPAWTLMIALLPLKVLEDRGIADYPAGFAAFLYVLFFAMYLSPKLAGFADILLSKGGTQRYGGTLRFVVSSLIEIVFAFLQGAVSTFRTTLFMIGLAFGKARIGWNGQARDAHALSFATAFAGLWPHLLFGLYIFGTLAVLSPTVLIWSLPLTAGYILAIPFAMLTAAPALGGWFVRSGLCGIPEDFDPPAEIVAIQGSDAR, translated from the coding sequence ATGAACCAGCGTCCCGCTCCGACCACGTTCCAGGCGGCGGCGCAAGAGGACACCAGGCTGACGCCGGCGGGGCTGCAGTCCTTCTCCACCTTGCGGGCGCGGCGCTTGCTCGTCGCGGCCCTGAACCTCATCACGCTGGCAGCGCTGCTTTACGGCCTGTCGCGCGTGCTCTCTGCCGGCGGCTGGAGCCTTGCCGATATCGCGATCTTCATCGCCTTTCTGTTCGGCGCGCCCTGGACGGTGCTCGGTTTCTGGAATGCCGTGATCGGGCTCTGGCTGCTTCATGGCACTAAGGATGGACTCGAGCAGGTCGCGCCCTTCGCCGCCGCCGGCGAGGTCGATACGCCACTCACCGTCCGCACCGCCGTGCTGATGACGCTGCGCAACGAGGACCCGGCCCGCGCCTTCGCGCGGCTGCGCATCGTCAAGGACAGCGTCAACGCCACCGGCGAAGGCGGCTGGTTCGATTATTTCGTGCTCTCCGACACGAACGATCCCGCGGTTGCAGCCCGCGAGGAGGCGCTTGCGGCCGAACTCTCCCGCGATGCAGGCGAGGATTGCACGATCGTCTACCGCCGCCGCAGCGACAATGCCGGCTACAAGGCCGGCAATGTCCGCGATTTCTGCGAGCGCTGGGGCGACCGCTACGAGCTGATGCTGCCGCTCGACGCCGACAGCGTCATGTCCGGCGACGCCATCGTGAAGCTCGCCCGGATGATGCAGGCCTATCCGAAGCTCGGCATTCTGCAGAGCCTCGTCGTCGGCATGCCGAGCAAATCGGCCTTCGCCCGCATCTTCCAGTTCGGCATGCGCCACGGCATGCGGCCCTACACCATGGGCTCGGCCTGGTGGATCGGCGAATGCGGCCCGTTCTGGGGCCATAACGCCATGGTGCGGATCGCGCCCTTCCGCGACCATTGCCATCTGCCGACCGTGCCGGGCGGGCCGCCGCTCGGTGGGCCAATCATGAGTCATGACCAGGTCGAGGCGACCTTGATGCGCCGCGCCGGCTACGAGGTCCGCGTGCTCCCGGTTGAGGCCGGCAGCTGGGAGGAGAACCCGCCGACCATGCTGGAATTCGCCCGGCGCGACCTGCGCTGGTGCCTCGGCAACCTGCAATACCTGAAGATACTCGATATCCCGGGCCTCAAGGCGATGAGCCGCTTCCAGCTCGCCTGGGCGATCCTGATGTTCATCGGCCTGCCGGCATGGACGCTGATGATCGCGCTCTTGCCGCTGAAGGTCCTGGAGGATCGCGGCATCGCCGATTATCCCGCTGGCTTCGCCGCCTTCCTCTATGTGCTGTTCTTCGCGATGTATCTCTCGCCGAAGCTCGCCGGCTTCGCCGATATCCTGCTGAGCAAGGGCGGCACGCAGCGCTATGGCGGCACCTTGCGCTTCGTCGTCTCCTCGCTGATCGAGATCGTCTTCGCCTTCCTGCAGGGCGCGGTCTCGACCTTCCGGACCACGCTCTTCATGATCGGCCTCGCCTTCGGCAAGGCCAGAATCGGCTGGAACGGCCAGGCGCGCGATGCCCACGCCCTCTCCTTCGCCACCGCCTTCGCCGGCCTCTGGCCGCATCTGCTGTTCGGACTCTACATCTTCGGCACGCTCGCCGTGCTGTCGCCGACCGTGCTGATCTGGTCGCTGCCGCTGACCGCCGGCTACATCCTCGCCATCCCCTTCGCCATGCTGACCGCCGCGCCGGCGCTGGGAGGCTGGTTCGTCCGCTCGGGCCTCTGTGGCATCCCCGAGGATTTCGATCCGCCGGCCGAGATCGTCGCGATCCAGGGTAGCGACGCCCGATGA
- a CDS encoding cytochrome b, protein MTQRHDEVTAGAGHAAVYSAMARRLHWITAAAVFVMVPLGLAMTYRGNTLDIWDGVTDALYSTHKLLGFLVLWLSAGRLIYRLMHGAPPDEPTLEWWQKAASHLVHWALYGLLLIVPLLGWIGISLFPSLTVFGLFDLPALAPPNEDAAKRVLFVHGWLAILLALLVCGHIAAALFHHVIRKDGVLRRMLPGLK, encoded by the coding sequence ATGACGCAGCGACATGACGAGGTGACGGCCGGAGCGGGACACGCCGCCGTCTACAGCGCGATGGCGCGGCGGCTGCATTGGATCACGGCCGCGGCGGTGTTCGTAATGGTGCCGCTGGGACTCGCCATGACCTATCGCGGCAACACGCTCGATATCTGGGACGGCGTGACCGACGCGCTCTATTCGACTCACAAGCTCCTCGGCTTCCTGGTGCTCTGGCTCAGCGCCGGCCGGCTGATCTACCGGCTGATGCACGGCGCACCGCCCGACGAGCCGACACTGGAGTGGTGGCAGAAGGCCGCCTCACATCTCGTGCATTGGGCGCTCTATGGCCTGCTGCTGATCGTGCCGCTCCTCGGCTGGATCGGTATCTCGCTGTTCCCGTCGCTGACGGTGTTTGGCCTCTTCGACTTGCCGGCGCTGGCGCCGCCCAATGAAGACGCCGCCAAGCGCGTGCTCTTCGTCCATGGCTGGCTCGCCATCCTGCTGGCGCTGCTGGTCTGCGGGCATATCGCGGCCGCGCTATTCCATCATGTCATCCGCAAGGACGGGGTGCTGCGCCGGATGCTGCCCGGGCTGAAATAG
- a CDS encoding acyltransferase family protein, with protein MPQLYGIQVLRALAALMVAVHHVQGDAGFLAAKAGTSFTPSHALPWTAGVDLFFVISGFIMVHSSAGLFGKPDGARLFIARRIARIVPLYWAATTLFLAVLLASPALINSDTPSLKQLAASYLFWPMPNVAGQLQPIYSLGWTLNYEMLFYVLFGAALLAPGRLVVPLVCAALAGLVAAQAFAGPLPLPFGFWGQPIVLEFAAGMAIGLLRQNGLRLDGRLRWLMAAGGIALFVLASGDGWAQTSWGAVALRGPAALLLVTAAACGRNVTAPSALVRSLAVLGDASYALYLVHPFAMRALREVFARLAPSATGLFIVLALVAAVLAALAVYHWFERPMTRVLRRALRA; from the coding sequence TTGCCCCAGCTCTACGGCATTCAGGTCCTGCGCGCGCTCGCGGCGCTGATGGTCGCTGTCCATCACGTCCAGGGCGATGCCGGATTCCTCGCAGCCAAGGCCGGCACCAGCTTCACGCCCTCGCATGCCTTGCCCTGGACCGCCGGCGTCGACCTGTTCTTCGTCATCTCCGGCTTCATCATGGTGCACTCCTCGGCCGGGCTGTTCGGCAAGCCGGACGGCGCGCGCCTGTTCATCGCCCGTCGTATCGCCCGGATCGTCCCGCTTTACTGGGCCGCGACGACGCTCTTTCTCGCCGTCCTCCTCGCCTCGCCCGCGCTGATCAATTCCGACACGCCGAGCCTCAAGCAGCTTGCCGCTTCCTATCTGTTCTGGCCGATGCCGAACGTCGCCGGCCAGCTGCAGCCGATCTATTCGCTCGGCTGGACGCTGAACTACGAGATGCTGTTCTACGTCCTGTTCGGCGCGGCCCTGCTCGCGCCGGGCCGGCTGGTCGTGCCGCTCGTCTGTGCCGCGCTTGCCGGACTGGTCGCTGCACAGGCCTTCGCCGGGCCGCTGCCCCTGCCCTTCGGCTTCTGGGGCCAGCCGATCGTGCTCGAATTCGCCGCCGGCATGGCGATCGGCCTGCTGCGCCAGAACGGCCTCAGGCTCGACGGCCGCCTGCGCTGGCTGATGGCGGCAGGGGGGATCGCCCTGTTCGTGCTCGCCTCCGGCGACGGCTGGGCCCAGACCTCCTGGGGCGCCGTCGCGCTGCGCGGGCCCGCCGCGCTCCTCCTCGTCACCGCTGCCGCCTGCGGGCGCAATGTCACCGCTCCATCGGCGCTGGTGCGTTCCCTCGCGGTTCTGGGCGATGCCTCCTATGCGCTCTACCTCGTCCACCCCTTCGCCATGCGGGCGCTGCGCGAGGTCTTCGCCCGGCTCGCTCCAAGTGCAACCGGCCTCTTCATCGTCCTGGCGCTAGTGGCCGCGGTGCTCGCGGCGCTGGCGGTCTACCACTGGTTCGAGCGGCCAATGACCAGGGTGTTGCGGCGGGCGCTGCGGGCTTAG
- a CDS encoding sulfite exporter TauE/SafE family protein: protein MDIPIASLVLGAVLAGFVQGLSGFAFSLVAMSVWAWTLDPKLAAVMAVFGGLTGQTIAAVTVRRGFDFARLWPFLLGGLAGIPVGVLLLPLVEPNLFKAGLGILLAVWCPIMLFAPHLPPVRAGGRLADGAIGLMGGVMGGFGGFTGVLPTLWCSLRRMDKDVQRSIVQNFNLTMLAATMLGYVLAGNVTRSMWPAFAIVAPAMLIPTLLGGRLYIGISEQAFRRVVLTLLTLSGLALLMSSLPRLLGG, encoded by the coding sequence ATGGACATCCCGATCGCGAGCCTCGTGCTTGGCGCGGTGCTAGCTGGCTTCGTGCAGGGTCTATCCGGCTTCGCCTTCAGCCTCGTCGCCATGTCGGTCTGGGCCTGGACGCTCGATCCCAAGCTCGCCGCAGTCATGGCGGTGTTCGGCGGCCTGACCGGCCAGACCATCGCGGCCGTAACCGTGCGCCGCGGCTTCGATTTCGCCAGACTCTGGCCTTTCCTGCTCGGCGGCCTCGCCGGCATCCCGGTCGGCGTCCTGCTGCTGCCGCTGGTCGAGCCCAATTTGTTCAAGGCCGGGCTCGGCATCCTCCTGGCCGTCTGGTGCCCGATCATGCTGTTCGCGCCGCATCTGCCGCCGGTCCGCGCCGGCGGGCGCCTGGCGGATGGCGCGATCGGCCTGATGGGAGGCGTCATGGGCGGCTTCGGCGGCTTCACCGGCGTGCTGCCAACGCTGTGGTGCAGCTTGCGACGCATGGACAAGGACGTGCAGCGTTCGATCGTCCAGAACTTCAACCTGACGATGCTCGCCGCCACCATGCTGGGCTATGTGCTGGCCGGAAACGTCACACGCTCGATGTGGCCGGCCTTCGCCATCGTCGCACCGGCGATGCTGATCCCGACCCTCCTCGGCGGGCGGCTCTATATCGGCATCAGTGAGCAGGCCTTCCGTCGCGTTGTGCTGACCCTGCTGACGCTGTCGGGCCTCGCATTACTGATGTCGTCGCTGCCACGTTTGCTCGGTGGCTAA
- a CDS encoding ABC-F family ATP-binding cassette domain-containing protein produces MAPLLHLRDVALTFGGQPLLEGAEIAVSAGERVCLVGRNGSGKSTLLKIVAGLVEPDSAERFVQPGATIRYLPQEPDFSGYKTSLSYVEAGLGPGDDAYRAQYLIEELGLTGEEDPASMSGGESRRTALARVLAPEPDILLLDEPTNHLDLPVIEWLESELKSLRSAMVLISHDRRFLSSLSRATIWLDRGVTRRVERGFGEFEAWRDEVLAQEELDRHKLDRKIAREEDWLRYGVSARRTRNQRRLGELHGLREQRRTARQAVGSVRLEASEAQASGKLVIEAVDIAKAYDGRPVVKDFSLRVARGDCIGIVGPNGAGKTTLINLLTGALKPDSGKVKLGATLEMVTLDQRRESLDPATPLGDALTGGGSDQVMVGGTPRHVISYMKDFLFQPIQRGTAVGALSGGERGRLMLARALAKPSNLLVLDEPTNDLDIETLDLLQELLADYAGTVLLVSHDRDFLDRVVSSTLISDGDGVWAEFAGGYSDMLAQRGRGVGAKARAVPMKVAAAETQKPASSQAAAKRKLSFNEQHALKTLPQQVEKLQAEAGKLNAALAGDLYTRDPKLFAKATARLDEVTREIAQTEERWLALEMLREEIEA; encoded by the coding sequence ATGGCTCCTTTACTCCACCTACGCGACGTCGCGCTCACCTTCGGCGGCCAGCCCTTGCTGGAGGGCGCGGAAATCGCCGTCTCGGCCGGCGAGCGGGTCTGCCTGGTCGGCCGCAACGGCTCCGGCAAGTCGACCCTGCTCAAGATCGTCGCCGGACTGGTCGAGCCCGACAGCGCCGAGCGGTTCGTCCAGCCGGGCGCGACCATCCGCTATCTGCCGCAGGAGCCCGACTTCTCCGGCTACAAGACCTCGCTGTCCTATGTCGAGGCTGGGCTCGGACCCGGCGACGATGCCTATCGCGCGCAATACCTGATCGAGGAACTCGGCCTGACCGGCGAGGAAGATCCCGCCAGCATGTCGGGCGGCGAATCGCGCCGCACCGCGCTCGCCCGCGTGCTCGCGCCCGAGCCCGATATCCTGCTGCTCGACGAACCGACCAACCATCTCGACCTGCCGGTGATCGAATGGCTCGAAAGCGAGCTGAAATCGCTGCGCTCGGCCATGGTGCTGATCAGCCATGATCGTCGCTTCCTGAGCTCGCTCTCGCGCGCCACGATCTGGCTCGACCGCGGCGTCACCCGCCGTGTCGAGCGCGGCTTCGGCGAGTTCGAGGCCTGGCGCGACGAGGTCCTGGCGCAGGAGGAGCTCGACCGCCACAAGCTCGACCGCAAGATCGCCCGCGAGGAGGACTGGCTGCGCTATGGCGTCAGTGCCCGCCGCACCCGCAACCAGCGTCGGCTCGGCGAACTGCATGGCCTGCGCGAGCAGCGCCGCACCGCCCGCCAGGCCGTCGGTTCGGTCCGGCTCGAAGCGAGCGAGGCGCAGGCCTCGGGTAAGCTGGTGATCGAGGCCGTCGACATCGCCAAGGCCTATGACGGCCGGCCGGTGGTCAAGGACTTCTCGCTGCGCGTCGCCCGCGGCGACTGCATCGGCATCGTCGGTCCCAACGGCGCCGGCAAGACGACGCTGATCAACCTGTTGACCGGCGCGCTCAAGCCCGACTCGGGCAAGGTCAAGCTCGGCGCCACCCTCGAAATGGTGACGCTCGACCAGCGCCGCGAGAGCCTCGATCCGGCGACACCGCTCGGCGATGCGCTGACCGGCGGCGGCTCCGACCAGGTCATGGTCGGCGGCACGCCACGCCATGTCATCAGCTACATGAAGGACTTCCTGTTCCAGCCGATCCAGCGCGGCACCGCGGTCGGCGCCCTCTCCGGCGGCGAACGCGGCCGGCTGATGCTGGCGCGCGCCCTCGCCAAGCCGTCGAACCTTCTGGTGCTCGACGAGCCGACCAACGATCTCGACATCGAGACGCTCGACCTGCTGCAGGAGCTGCTCGCCGACTATGCCGGCACCGTCCTGCTCGTCAGCCATGATCGCGACTTCCTCGACCGGGTCGTCTCGTCGACCCTGATCTCGGATGGCGACGGCGTCTGGGCCGAGTTCGCCGGCGGATATTCCGACATGCTGGCCCAGCGCGGGCGCGGCGTCGGCGCCAAGGCGCGGGCAGTCCCGATGAAGGTCGCCGCAGCCGAAACGCAGAAACCTGCCTCAAGCCAGGCCGCCGCGAAGCGCAAGCTCTCCTTCAACGAGCAGCACGCGCTGAAGACCCTGCCGCAGCAGGTGGAAAAGCTGCAGGCCGAGGCCGGCAAGCTCAATGCGGCGCTGGCGGGCGATCTCTACACGCGCGATCCCAAGCTCTTCGCCAAGGCGACGGCAAGGCTCGACGAGGTCACGCGCGAGATCGCGCAAACCGAGGAGCGCTGGCTCGCGCTGGAGATGCTGCGCGAGGAGATCGAGGCCTGA
- a CDS encoding glucose 1-dehydrogenase — MRLKGKTALITGAAQGFGLGIAETFVREGARVAVLDINGDKAKEAAKAIGRKAFAVACDVGKGKSVDSAVAKVIARFGRLDIVVNNAGISHRNQPMLDVSEAEFDRVFDVNVKSIYLMAKATVPHFREHGGGVILNIGSTAGVRPRPGLTWYNGSKGAANLLSKSMAVELAPDRIRVNAIAPVAGETPLLATFMGEDTPEKRKAFTATIPWGRFSTPQDIANAALFLCSDESEMVTGSVLAVDGGRCV; from the coding sequence ATGAGACTGAAGGGCAAGACCGCGCTGATCACCGGCGCGGCGCAAGGATTCGGCCTCGGCATCGCCGAGACCTTCGTACGCGAGGGCGCCCGCGTCGCCGTGCTCGACATCAATGGCGACAAGGCGAAGGAAGCGGCGAAGGCGATCGGCCGCAAGGCCTTCGCGGTCGCCTGCGACGTCGGCAAGGGCAAAAGCGTCGACAGCGCCGTGGCGAAGGTGATCGCCCGTTTCGGCCGCCTCGACATCGTCGTCAACAATGCCGGCATCAGCCATCGCAACCAGCCGATGCTCGATGTCAGCGAGGCCGAGTTCGACCGCGTCTTCGACGTCAACGTCAAGTCGATCTACCTGATGGCCAAGGCCACCGTGCCGCATTTCCGCGAGCATGGCGGCGGCGTCATCCTCAATATCGGCTCGACCGCGGGCGTCCGCCCCCGTCCCGGTCTGACCTGGTACAACGGCTCGAAGGGCGCTGCGAACCTGCTCTCGAAGTCGATGGCGGTCGAGCTCGCGCCTGACCGCATCCGCGTCAATGCCATCGCCCCGGTCGCTGGCGAGACGCCGCTGCTTGCGACCTTCATGGGCGAGGACACGCCGGAGAAACGCAAGGCCTTCACCGCGACGATTCCCTGGGGCCGCTTCTCGACGCCGCAGGACATCGCCAATGCGGCGCTGTTCCTGTGCTCGGACGAGTCGGAGATGGTGACCGGCTCGGTGCTGGCGGTCGACGGCGGCCGCTGCGTCTGA
- the otnI gene encoding 2-oxo-tetronate isomerase, with protein sequence MPRFAANLSMMFNEWDFLDRFKAAAEAGFEAVEFLFPYEHAPEKVGLALAGGELEQALFNLPPGDWAKGERGMAALPGREQEFRDGIETALAYVHETGVKRVHMMAGLTDPNDPAAQKAYRASLAYAADKLGEHGVDLLLEPINGKDMPGYFLNDFDQAAAYVRESGRPNVKLQFDMYHCELIHGDVGARLEALYPLVGHVQIANAEGRHEPDGTKPDYPTLFTQLDSLGYPGFVGCEYRPRAGTLEGLGWFSPWKKHA encoded by the coding sequence ATGCCGCGTTTTGCCGCCAATCTCTCGATGATGTTCAACGAGTGGGATTTCCTCGACCGCTTCAAGGCGGCCGCCGAGGCCGGCTTCGAGGCGGTGGAGTTCCTCTTCCCTTATGAGCATGCGCCGGAGAAGGTCGGCCTTGCGCTCGCTGGCGGCGAGCTCGAGCAGGCGCTGTTCAACCTACCGCCCGGCGACTGGGCCAAGGGCGAGCGCGGGATGGCGGCCCTGCCCGGCCGCGAGCAGGAATTCCGCGACGGCATCGAGACGGCACTGGCCTATGTCCACGAGACCGGCGTCAAGCGCGTACACATGATGGCGGGGCTCACCGACCCGAACGATCCGGCGGCGCAGAAGGCCTATCGCGCCTCGCTCGCTTACGCCGCTGACAAGCTCGGCGAACATGGCGTCGACCTCCTGCTCGAGCCGATCAACGGCAAGGATATGCCGGGCTATTTCCTCAACGATTTCGACCAGGCGGCGGCCTATGTCCGCGAATCCGGCCGACCGAACGTCAAGCTGCAGTTCGACATGTATCATTGCGAGTTGATCCACGGCGATGTCGGCGCGCGGCTGGAGGCGCTCTACCCGCTGGTCGGGCATGTCCAGATCGCCAATGCCGAGGGGCGGCACGAGCCCGACGGAACGAAACCCGACTACCCTACGCTGTTCACGCAGCTCGATTCGCTCGGTTATCCCGGCTTCGTCGGCTGCGAATACCGCCCGCGCGCCGGCACGCTCGAAGGCCTCGGCTGGTTCTCGCCTTGGAAGAAGCACGCGTGA